CAGTTACTAGGAAGTCATCTCGTTTGGCGTGATCTTGCGGGAGCATTAGCTGCCAACGATCGTTGACCGTCTCGTAACGACGTCGGGCTGCACACGGACCCAACGGCCCCCGGCTTTGGGTCGCCAACGCCGACATAAGGAGGATTCCATGCGGCTCACCGTAGCGGTGGTCCAGCAACTGTTGGAGATGAATGAGGGCTTCACCGCTCGTACGGAGACCAGCCAGAAGAACTACAGCGAATCCCGCACTTACCGGATCGCCGGAGGCCAACTGCTCTACGACTCATCGGGAAAGACGTCGTGGGCGGACAGCCGCTTCAGTCATAAGGACCAAATCGCCAACATCGACACGACCCGGTACTTCTTGCGGAAATACCTACACCGCCTCAACACTGACGGGTTGCAATAGCGCGGGCAGCTAGTCTGCGAACGCACTTACAACGGCTAACAGAAAGAGGTGGATTGGTCCTGGCTGCCGTGACTGGCGCGGGAGTTGAGCGTTTGGTCTGGTGTGGGGACGTCGCCGTGGATTGTGTCGGATGAGCTGTGGGACCGCCTGGAGCCGCTGTTACCGCAGCGTGAGCGGCGCTTTCGGTATCCCGGCCGCAAGCCGTTGCCGGACCGGGACGTGCTGTGCGGGATCTTGTATGTGCTGCATACCGGGATCCAGTGGGAGTACCTGCCGCAGGAGCTCGGTTTCGGCTCGGGCATGACGTGCTGGCGGCGGCTGCGGGACTGGAACGAGGCCGGCGTGTGGCAGCGGTTGCACGAGGTCCTGCTGGCCGAGCTGAATGCGGCTTCCCGGTTGGACTGGTCGAGGTGCGTGGTCGACTCCTCCCACGTCAGGGCGTTAAAAGGGGGATCCACACGGGCCCCTCGCCGGTCGACCGGGGCCGGGCCGACTCGAAACACCATCTGATCACCGACGGGCACGGCACCCCGCTTGCGGTCCTGCTGACCGGGGGCAACCGCAACGACTTCACGCAGTTGCTGCCGCTGCTCGACGCGATCCCGCCGGTCCGCGGCCGGGTCGGACGTCCCCGCCGCAGGCCGGATTCTCTGTTCGCCGACCGAGGCTACGACCACGACATCTACCGCGACCAGGTCCGCGCCCGCGGCATCGTGCCCGCGATCGCCCGCCGCGGCACCCTGCACGGCACAGGACTGGGCACCTACCGCTGGGTCCTGGAGAGGAGCTTTGCGTGGCTCACGGCTTCCGACGTCTGCGGATCCGATGGGAACGGCGAGCCGACATCCACGAAGCATTCCTCAAACTCGCCTGCTGCCTCATCACCCACCGACAACTCAGCTCATTGTGTTAGCCGTTGTTAGTCCGCGAGCTGACCGTCAAGGACGCCGCCATCAAGTCGGCGTCCTTGCGGATCAGCGGCACCAGGGGACTCCCAGCACCCTAACCTCAAGCTGGCGAGTTCTCGGTTTTCGGACCACTGCCAACGCCGTGCGGATCGGTGGACTGCTCCGGCCGTCCCCGGAAGGCGGCTCCCTTCGCGGTCCGTGATTCGACACGCTCCACGATGCGGTCGCTGACGCGCTGTATATCTTTCCACTTCATCGCTAGGCGGTCATGGTCCATCCCATGTTCCGCGATGATGTCCCGGAGTTGTTCGAGGGTTAGTTCGCCCAGACGTGAGCGAAGTCCCACATCGCCGGCTGCGGCGAAAACTGCGAATGGATCGATTACCCCAGGGGCCCGTCGGCTGCTGCGCCGCGGGCGTTCAGCCGAGCGGGATGCGATGTGCGGCTCGGGAGAGGTGAGGGCCCTGCTCAGCGCTCGGGAGAAACGAGTCGTACGCGCGGCTTCGGCGGCCACCACGCCAAGAACACGCGCGAGGGTTCCCGCCAGGTCCGGGTCGGACGCCCCCAGCTTCAGGAGAGCTTCTGCGGCCTCCGCGGCCTGAGCCTGCAAGAGGGTTCCGTCTTCCTGCCGACCAGGCCCCCCTTCGTCCGAGACGTCACCAGCCACGACCGCGGCCTCGTTGTCGCTCTGCTCGCTCACGCCTTCTCCTCGACCAGCTCGATGAACTCCTCCGTCATCGAACGGAAGGCCTTGTACTCCCCTTGGTAGCCGTACTTCTGCCGCAGAGTACTGCGGTCGACGAACTCCGCCGAGCCGGCGATGGCGTCTCGCTCGGGAATATATGTCTGCAGCACCTCAGGGAGTTCCTCGTCGGCTTCGAGCCTGAGCACCGTGTTCCTGTGCACAGTTGAAGCTGCCCTGTACTTCGTCACAACGATACCGATCTCCGTGATCGGTTGCGCATTGTCGTCAGCGAACGCTTTGACATGCCGCTGGATCTGAGGAATTCCGTACGTCGAGAGAACGTCCGGAATCGTCGGGATGATGTACCCGTCAGAAATGCGCAAACCATTCAAAGTGACGATGCCGAGGTTCGGCGGACAGTCGACGAGGACGTAGTCGTAGTCATTGATGATCTTCCAAACTGCCTTACGCAGAAGATCGGTCGGATTATTGCTGTAGAAGCGCCCGGACGACATGGAAGCCAAGCGGTCCTGGACGTCGATGAGGTCCAGCGAGGAGGGAAGAAGATCCACTTTGGTTACCTCGTTCACTGGAGACACGTTGCACTGGAGCGTCTTCTCCAGATCGAACTCCGGAGGTTCCCCCTCGGGCCGGAGGGCGTCCTTGAAAAGGGTCGCCAGGGTGTACCCGTCGTCGTTGAGCTCCTCCCACTTCTTCTCCCCGATCAGGACCGTCGTCAAGTTAGTCTGCGGGTCGAGGTCAATGACCAGGACTCGCTTGTTGAACTCCCCCGAGAGGAATTCCGCGAGTCCGGCCGTGGTGGTGGTTTTGCCGACGCCGCCCTTTAGGTTGATGGTCGCGATGACATGAGCTTTGGCCACGTGCTTCTTCCTCTGCTTGAGGTAGCGCCGAATTTGACTCGCCCGGAAGACCGGACCGCTACGCAGGTCTGCGACAGGAACAGGAAAGCGCTTGTCGCGAGTCCGCCAGTTCGCGACAGCCGACCGGCCGACCCCCGCCATCTCCGCCACCTCGAACAGTCCAACGAGCTGGTCCTCCGCCTCGGGTGTGCCCTCCATGACACCTCCCCGTGAACGGCATTCACAATTGCACGCCAAGCGTGAAGGTTGCCCACACCAACCGTCAAGCCTCAACCTCGTTACATAGATGCACAGTTGAAAATGCGCGCCCCCTGAGCGCCAAGTTGTGCTGGGTCAATTCACCTATCGCGACGATCACCCTCGCATGGTTGTTCGGTTGCGCAGGCGGCTCGGGTTCGGGGCGCAGCTACGAGCAACTGCGCCGCCCATCTCCGGACCTCCGAGAGGTGCTCGGGCTGCAAACCGAGGTGAGGGTCCGTTGCAAGAGGAGGGTTGCGTGTCCTTGAGCGGTACGCTCCACTGCCCAGGTGTGGTCGACGGTGGTGAAGTCATCGTCAATCTAGACGGCTGGGGCGTCGTCAAGCCAGGAGTCGACATGGTCGCGCTTCCACAGGTAGCCGTTGGGGTGGCTGGTGGTGATCTGCGGACGCGGGAGATCGACGTACGACAGGGTTGGAAGGCCGAGGAGCGGGCCGATGAGGGTGAGGGCGTCCAGGCGCCAGCTGGTGCACCAGACCGGGGTGACCAGGCCGGTGCGGATCACGTCCATGAGCATGGGGCCGTGGGCAGGGTCGAGCCAGACGGTGACCGGCTTGTCGGTGCTCCGGCCGGTGGGGACGACGTCGTGGCGGGCGTGGGTGGCCGGGGTCGAGCCGTCCGCATGGGGAAGGGTATGAGGACGCCGTCGATGTCGAGGAGCAGGTAGGGCGGGCGCATCGGTTTCTCCGGGGGAGCCGGGGCGAATGGCTGGTCAGAGCTTGCGGGCGCGGATCAGTAAGGTGGTGGGCCAGTGGCCCATGCGGGGGTCGTTGAACTCCTGGGCCGAAGTGAGCCAGAAGCCCGCCCGGCTGAGGTGCCTCTCCCAACGGTCGGTATCGAACTCCCATCGGGCGATGGGGAGCCGAGTGCGGTCGGTCAGGGTGACGAAGTCGCGGCGGGGCCGGTCGTCGCCGGAGGGGCTTCGACCGCCGCGCTGCGGGTGGGGGACAGAGAAGGCCAGCACTCGCCCGGGCGTGAGGCGTTGGGCGACGGCCGGGAGCAGGAGCTCGGGGGCGACGAGACCGGTGGCTCCGAAGACGGAGTAGATCGCGTCGAACTGCTCGTCGGACGCGTGCAGGTAGTGCAGGGCGTGGCCGGCGACGAAGGTGAGGTTGTTCAGCCGGCCGTAGTGGGAGCGTGCGCGGCGGACCTGGAGCCGACCAGGTCGGCGCCGGTGACGTGTGCGCCGTGGCGGGTGGCGAGGTGGGCGGCGTTGTGGCCGGGGCCGCAGCCGAGTTCCAGGAGTCGCTTGCCGGACAGGTCGGGGCCGAAGATCTCGGCGCCGGGTCCTTGGCCGGGTCTCGTGGTCCATTCCATCCGGGCGGGTACGGCGAGGGATTCGGCGAGTCCGGCTGCGGTGCGTTGGGAGGCGTGGGCGTGACATGGGGGATGCCTGGGCGAGCACGTCAGATCTCCAGGAGGTGGAGGACGTCGGTGAGGTGGCGGCGGACGGCCTTGAGGTAGGCGGGGTCGGTGGCTGGGTCGTCGATCCAGCGAATGGACTGCTCCATGAACCACTCGACAGCCCACATGCGGTGCCAGCCCAGGGCCCAGTTCTCGGCGGTGAGCCCGCCACGTGAGGCGAGGGCGTCGGCGGTGCCGCTGGCGGTGACGTACTGCTCCAGGAAGACGCGCAGGCGCACGGGGTGCGGGGGCTCGATGGTGCCGTGCCAGTTGGCGAGGTCGAGCAGGCCAGGGCCGGTGAAGGCGCGGGCGAAGTCGAGCAGCCGCCAGCCGCGCTCACCGATGTGGAGGCTGGTTGGGTGGAACTCGGAGTGCACCCAGCCGAACGGTTCCAGCGTCGCTCCGGCCGAGCGGGCCTCGGCGGCCTGGGCGATTCGGTCGAGCGCGTCCTCGATGTCGTCGGCGTCCTGCCACCGGTCGGCCTTGCGCAGCCGTTCGAGGTGCTCCAGCGCCCTGGCCGGCAGTGTCCGCAGCCGGTCCTGGTCGAGGACGGGCAAGGGCGGTGCCGTACGGGTTCCGTGCAGGATCACGGCCGCGGCGAGGCCGTCGAGGTCGTCGGCCTCGCGGACGGACGGTCCGAGGTCCTCCATGAGCATGCCGAGCCAGCCGTCCAGGACGGCGGAGGCGTGGACCTGGGGGACGGGTACACCGAGGGTGCGGGCCAGGCGGAGGCTGGTCCTCGCTGTCGAAGGGCGTCTTGGCGTACTTGAAGATGGCCGTGGAGCCGTCGGGAAAGTCACGCGCTCGACGCCGGACATGGACCACACGCGTACCTCCTCCCGTACGGCGGTGGTCTGGCCGGCCACGGTGAGCAGGTTGTCGAGGAGTTCGGCGCTGGGGTTCGTGGTCACGTGGGTGCTCCGGGGAGGGGTGGTGGCGTCCGGGGCGGGCGAGGGATGCTGGCCCGCCCCGGAGCCTGATCGGGTGGTGGGTTACGCGGCGGGGTTCACGCGGTGGGCGTAGACCTGCTCGATCCAGCCCGCCTTGAACGCGGCGAGGTCGTCGCGAAAGTTCGCCATCGAGGCACCGTAGGGCGCGACCACGCCGCCGGACTGATCCGGCACGGACTGGCAGCCGTGCACGAGCCGACCGCCCAGCGCGGCGTGGGCCTTGATGGACTCGATCCGGCGGTGCTCGTTGAACCAGCCGCCGTGGTAGACCTCGTCGAGCATCCCGCCCGTCTCGTCGTCCAGGTTGAAGACGACGGAGGTGGCGGCGGGGAAGAACCAGCACGGGCCGACGTTGGAGATGTGCCCGTCGAGCTCGACCTTGTTGAGCGCCATGAGCCTCGCGGAGCATCCGCAGGTGGTTGGCGGTGATCTGCGGCAGGCCGAGGCCGGCCAGGTGCGGGCTGGCCCGCCGTTCGTGGACAGACTGCCACAAAGATTTGCGAACTCAAGAGCAGACTCAATCCCCGGGCACCAGGCACAGGTTGGCGTCGCCTCATCAAGGGAGCCAGATGCTTGCTCCCCATTCGTCCAGCTTCTGGCGCCGGGCCTCGAAGTCGGGCAGCACCCGGCTGACGGTCAGCCAGAACTCGGGGGAGTGATTGGCGTGGTGCAGGTGGGCCAGCTCGTGGACAAGTACGTAGTCGATCAGGGATGCGGGGACTTGCATCACCGCCCAGTGGATGTTGATAGCACCGCTGGTCGAGCAGGATCCCCACCGGTAGCCGAGGGTACGCACGACTAGATCTGTCATGGGCGCCTTCATCCGCTCGGCCCATGGCTTCACCCGTGCCGGTAGCCAACGCTGACCGCGCTCTGCGTACCAGGTGATCAACTCATCTGCCGCACAGGCAAGTCGGTCTTCACGCAGCCTCAGCCTGCCCTCCACCAGCGCGACAGGGCGGGAGGCTTCCGTGACCGTCTTGAGGCGGTAGCTTCTGCCCAGATAATAGAATCCTTCACCATCGAGGAAGCGTCGGTCGGGGCGTTCGGCAGCCTCGTGTCGCCGCTCTTCGACTTTGGTGTAGAGCCAGGTCAAGCGGGAACGCAGCAGTTTCTCCAGGGCGGTTCGGTCTGTGTCCGGCGGAACGGCCGCGACGACGGTGGCGTCGCGTTCCACCGTGACCCTGACGCTTTGTCGTCCGGGTACGGACACCACATCGATGGCCAAGCCGCCGATGTTCAGCGGCTCAGCCGGGGCTTCATGCATGGGGGCGATTCAGGTCCTTCTGGTTGTGGTCCACGATGTCGCGCAGGGCGCTGGCTAGGTTGTCAGCCTCAGGTCCGGTGTGGTTGTTCAGGACGAGCAGCATCCAGATCTCCCGCTGAAAGTCGTGCTGGGCTGCGGGGTTGGTCCAGAAGGCGTGCTTCACGCTGTGGCGTAGGGCGAGTTCCACGGTTTGGTGGGCGAGTGACACGAAGTCGGCTCGCAACCCATCGCCGATGACCCCGTCGGTGATGACCGTGGTCAGTTGCTGGTAGAGGGCCTGCTCCAGGCGGGTGAGGTTACGGACGTCGTCGGGCAGGTCGGAATTCGCGCCTTCCGATGCGCCGGTCATCTCCTGGGCAAGCGCATCGAATGCCTTCAGCTGCTCGTCCCAGTCGGTCGCATACTTCTTGAGGATGTTCTCCAGCCGTTCGCGCAACTTCTTGAAGGCGACGGGGTTTTCCCCGAAGTGCAGCTCGATGTGGTTGCGGATGGCGTGCTTCATCATCGACGCCTTGGCCCGGGCGCCGGGCAGCTGTTCCACCTTCGTACGGAAGTCGTCGGAGGTGAGACGGGTCGGCTCTATCATGCGTTCTACGCCGAGGGCCTTGACGTGTTCATCGATCAGCTCGGCGACCTTGTGTCCGTACGCGGCGGGGTCGAAGGCGTCCGTGTCCTCACCGAAACGCTGCTTGGCGAGCTTCGCAACGAAGAGGAACAGGCGGGCAGCAGGCTGGTAAGGACGGGCGGCGTCGCGCGGCATGATCAGGTTCAGGGTGGCGAGAAACTCCCTGAGCAGACGACGGTATTCGATGCGCCGCGGCTCGTCGTCCAGCGAGCTGACGAGGCCATGCACGGCAGCCGTGTCGTCCGGGTCGACAAGGTCGTTGGTCAGCTGGAAGTGGTGGCGCAGCGCAGCACACTGTCGTTCCAGCTTGTTCTCCTCCTCCTTGAAGTCGATCCTGGGCATGCCCTCCTGCTCGTCGGCTGCGTAGGCGGCCATCGCCTCAAGGAGTGCCTTGGATACGCCGGCGTAGTCCACGATGTATCCGGCTGTCTTGGCCTCGGCCGTCCGGTTCACCCGGGCCACCGCCTGCAGCAGTTCTGCCTCCCGCATCCTGCGGTCCAGATACATGACCTGCTCGCGTGGCGCGTCGAACCCGGTGAGCAGCATGGTCCGTACGATCAGAAACGCCACGGGCCGGGAGGTCGGCGTCAGATCCGACGGCCTGGGAAACGGGCTGCGGAAAGACTTGATGGCCTTCTTCTGTGCGCTCTCGTCGGTCCACGCGCGCCAGGACTTGTCATCCACCTCTGCGTCTGCGGAGATGACGGGCACGAAGTCGATGGCCTTGAGCAGGGCCAGCTGCGCGTGGGCCGCGACCAAGAGCCGCTGGCGTGCGGTCCGGTCTTCCTCCGGTTTCTGCAGCCACCTGTCCAGGACCTGTGGAGAGGTCTTCTCGACTTCGGCGACCAGCTCTGTTCTGGCGTTGAGTAGCGCCTCGCGGTAGCGCACCGCGATCCCCCGGGAGTAGGCAACCACCTGGGCCTTGAAACCCTCCTTCATAGCACCCACGACGTAATGCCGGAGCATGTGCCTGGCCTTACGCTGAATCATGTCGTGCGCGCTGAGAACCGCTGCCGACGTCGCGTACCTCTGCTGGAGTTCGTCGTACTGCTCGTCAGTCAGCTCGGGGAACTCGTCCTCAAGCTTCTCGTCCAGACTCTCAGCTTCGGTCACCGCACCTTTGGCGATGTGTCCTTCGTAGAAGATCGGGACGATCGCCCCGTCGTTCTCGGCGTCCTCGATGCGGTACTTGTCGATGAACTCGCCAAAAGTTGTGCTGGTCAGCTTCTTGCGGTTCATGATGATTGGTGTGCCGGTGAAGCCGATGCGGGCCGAGTTGGGCAGTGACTCCATGAGGTTTTGATGCAGCCCTGAACCGTGCGAGCGGTGCGCCTCGTCGACCAGGATGAGGATGCCCTCGTCGCTGTTGACGAGGCCCCAGCCCGGCATTCGGTCATGAGCAAGAGAGTCGGTCTTCTTCTGGCGGGCCTTGTCGGTGTCGAGTTGCTTCTGGATCATCACGAAGACCAGCCCAGCCCCATGCCGCCCGAGCACCGTCGGTACATCGGAGGCGCGCGTGACGACGTCGGGCTTCTCCCCCGTGAGAGCCGCAGTCTCCGCGAGCTGCTCCTGCAGCTGCTTGCGGTCGGTGACCACGACCACCTTGAAGTGTTCCAGGCCCGGGGTCGAACGTAGCTTGCGCACCAGGAACACCATTGTCAGGGACTTACCCGAGCCCTGGGTGTGCCAGACGATGCCGCCGCGCTTGTCCTCCCGGCCGTGTGCGGCCTTCGTCTCACCACGCACCAGCCGGGCAACCGCCTTATGGACAGCCCGGTACTGCTGATAGCGGGGAGCGATCTTCACCCGGGCGGTACGCCCCTCTGCGATCTCCACGTCCTGGAAGACGACGAAGTTCTTTACAATGTCGAGGAGGCGAACGGGATGCAGGACACCGGCCGCGAGAACCTTCTGTGCATCGAAGAGGACGTCGTCCGGGTTATAGCTGCGGGAGGTGATCTCGTCCACCTCAAGGGGGTACGGGTCACGCCACACTACATAGTCCTGCAAACGAGCGGTGAAGGTGCCCAGCAGCGCCTTATCCCCCGTGCTGGCCACCGTCAACTGGACCGTCCGGAAGAGCAGTTCACTGCCTCGCGGCGCAACGCCGTTGCTCGTCTGATTCGCGTAGCGGCGCAGCTGCTGGACGGCTCGCTTTATCTCACCGCCGACGGCGGCGAGCTTCTTGCACTCGATTACTACCAGTGGGATGCCGTTCACGAACAACACCAAGTCGGCGATCATCACCTCGCCCTGGCTGCCGGGAATGGTCATGCGGAACTGGGAGACCGCAAGGAAGTCGTTGTTCTCCGGCCTCTCCCAGTCGATGAACCTGACGGTCTGGCGTCGGCCGCCGTCCCAGTCCGCGAACCCGGGCACGTCGACGCCGTTCAACAGGGCATGCGTTGCGGCTTCGTTGGCCGCCACGAGACCGCCGCCGGCGCTGGCCGCACCCCGAGTCAGCGCGGAGATAGCGTGAGCGGCCCGCATGTCGTCCACCCACGGGGTCCCATCCGGCCGCCGGTTCACCTTGCGCAAGCGGCGCCGAAGAATCTCCTCCAGCACCGCGTTGTCGAAGGTCCGCCTACGAACGACAGGCTCCCCCTCCAACTGCAACTCTGCGTCCGCCGCACCCCGAACATGACGCCAGCCCATATTGGGGTGCGTGAGCTGGTCGATCAGAGGCTTCTCGACGTAGCGGTATTCGGGGCCGGATTCGGACATACTGAGCACTCCTTGACATGAAAGAACTCGGGGCGCCTTTCCGCCCACCCCAACTACACGACACGGCCGCCGATTAGGCACGACAAATGCGTGTGCATCTTCGCGCCACCAATGGAGGGTCGACAGGGTGTCGGCTACGCACTCCGGCCTGCACTCACTCCACCGCCAAACAGGTCAGCCATCAGGGCCCGTCTAAATACCTTCAGCTTTGCCACCTCGCTTGTGACGTGCCCCCTTACCTCGCCAACCCGCTCTACTGAGCGAATCACCTCCTCTTGGATTTCCGGCACAGCTAGAGGAAATCGCATGGCTTCGAAGCGCTCTGCGCTGAGGTGCGCCATATTTGTAGCCTGCTTAGAAGCGTCAGCGAACA
The sequence above is a segment of the Streptomyces asoensis genome. Coding sequences within it:
- a CDS encoding ParA family protein encodes the protein MEGTPEAEDQLVGLFEVAEMAGVGRSAVANWRTRDKRFPVPVADLRSGPVFRASQIRRYLKQRKKHVAKAHVIATINLKGGVGKTTTTAGLAEFLSGEFNKRVLVIDLDPQTNLTTVLIGEKKWEELNDDGYTLATLFKDALRPEGEPPEFDLEKTLQCNVSPVNEVTKVDLLPSSLDLIDVQDRLASMSSGRFYSNNPTDLLRKAVWKIINDYDYVLVDCPPNLGIVTLNGLRISDGYIIPTIPDVLSTYGIPQIQRHVKAFADDNAQPITEIGIVVTKYRAASTVHRNTVLRLEADEELPEVLQTYIPERDAIAGSAEFVDRSTLRQKYGYQGEYKAFRSMTEEFIELVEEKA
- a CDS encoding M48 family metallopeptidase, yielding MHEAPAEPLNIGGLAIDVVSVPGRQSVRVTVERDATVVAAVPPDTDRTALEKLLRSRLTWLYTKVEERRHEAAERPDRRFLDGEGFYYLGRSYRLKTVTEASRPVALVEGRLRLREDRLACAADELITWYAERGQRWLPARVKPWAERMKAPMTDLVVRTLGYRWGSCSTSGAINIHWAVMQVPASLIDYVLVHELAHLHHANHSPEFWLTVSRVLPDFEARRQKLDEWGASIWLP
- a CDS encoding type I restriction endonuclease subunit R — translated: MSESGPEYRYVEKPLIDQLTHPNMGWRHVRGAADAELQLEGEPVVRRRTFDNAVLEEILRRRLRKVNRRPDGTPWVDDMRAAHAISALTRGAASAGGGLVAANEAATHALLNGVDVPGFADWDGGRRQTVRFIDWERPENNDFLAVSQFRMTIPGSQGEVMIADLVLFVNGIPLVVIECKKLAAVGGEIKRAVQQLRRYANQTSNGVAPRGSELLFRTVQLTVASTGDKALLGTFTARLQDYVVWRDPYPLEVDEITSRSYNPDDVLFDAQKVLAAGVLHPVRLLDIVKNFVVFQDVEIAEGRTARVKIAPRYQQYRAVHKAVARLVRGETKAAHGREDKRGGIVWHTQGSGKSLTMVFLVRKLRSTPGLEHFKVVVVTDRKQLQEQLAETAALTGEKPDVVTRASDVPTVLGRHGAGLVFVMIQKQLDTDKARQKKTDSLAHDRMPGWGLVNSDEGILILVDEAHRSHGSGLHQNLMESLPNSARIGFTGTPIIMNRKKLTSTTFGEFIDKYRIEDAENDGAIVPIFYEGHIAKGAVTEAESLDEKLEDEFPELTDEQYDELQQRYATSAAVLSAHDMIQRKARHMLRHYVVGAMKEGFKAQVVAYSRGIAVRYREALLNARTELVAEVEKTSPQVLDRWLQKPEEDRTARQRLLVAAHAQLALLKAIDFVPVISADAEVDDKSWRAWTDESAQKKAIKSFRSPFPRPSDLTPTSRPVAFLIVRTMLLTGFDAPREQVMYLDRRMREAELLQAVARVNRTAEAKTAGYIVDYAGVSKALLEAMAAYAADEQEGMPRIDFKEEENKLERQCAALRHHFQLTNDLVDPDDTAAVHGLVSSLDDEPRRIEYRRLLREFLATLNLIMPRDAARPYQPAARLFLFVAKLAKQRFGEDTDAFDPAAYGHKVAELIDEHVKALGVERMIEPTRLTSDDFRTKVEQLPGARAKASMMKHAIRNHIELHFGENPVAFKKLRERLENILKKYATDWDEQLKAFDALAQEMTGASEGANSDLPDDVRNLTRLEQALYQQLTTVITDGVIGDGLRADFVSLAHQTVELALRHSVKHAFWTNPAAQHDFQREIWMLLVLNNHTGPEADNLASALRDIVDHNQKDLNRPHA